Proteins encoded in a region of the Labrus mixtus chromosome 19, fLabMix1.1, whole genome shotgun sequence genome:
- the prtfdc1a gene encoding phosphoribosyltransferase domain-containing protein 1 isoform X1 translates to MDNTGVTKGIVIKDDWPGYSLDLFTYPEHYHEDIESVYIPHGVIMNRIERMAKYIMDDFGNSNIMVLCVLKGGYKFCADLVEFIKVLGRNSNKYLETRVEFIRLKSYLNDQSTEELHIIGSQDLSFLRGKSVLIVEAILDTGKTMKALLKHVETFEPKMVKVAGLLVKRVPNMAESLTDYVGFEIPNRFVVGYALDYNEYFRDLNHICVISKTGKMKYKV, encoded by the exons ATGGACAACACAGGAGTGACAAAAGGAATCGTG ATCAAAGATGACTGGCCTGGATACAGTCTGGATCTCTTCACGTACCCTGAACACTACCATGAAGACATAGAGAGTGTTTACATTCCACATGGCGTTATCATgaacag gatAGAGCGTATGGCCAAATACATCATGGATGACTTTGGAAACAGCAACATCATGGTGCTGTGCGTCCTGAAGGGAGGCTACAAGTTCTGTGCAGACCTGGTGGAGTTCATTAAGGTGCTTGGTCGAAACTCCAACAAGTACCTGGAAACCAGGGTGGAGTTCATCCGTCTCAAGAGCTACCTG AATGACCAATCAACAGAGGAGCTGCACATCATAGGAAGCCAAGATCTGTCTTTCCTGCGAGGGAAG AGTGTGCTCATCGTTGAG GCCATACTGGACACAGGAAAGACCATGAAGGCCCTTCTGAAGCATGTGGAGACCTTTGAACCCAAGATGGTCAAGGTCGCAGG TCTGTTGGTGAAGAGGGTCCCTAACATGGCAGAAAGTTTGACAGACT ATGTTGGATTTGAAATCCCAAACCGCTTCGTGGTCGGTTATGCCCTGGACTACAATGAATACTTTCGAGACCTGAAT CATATCTGTGTCATCAGCAAGACTGGGAAGATGAAGTACAAGGTTTGA
- the prtfdc1a gene encoding phosphoribosyltransferase domain-containing protein 1 isoform X2 — protein MDNTGVTKGIVIKDDWPGYSLDLFTYPEHYHEDIESVYIPHGVIMNRIERMAKYIMDDFGNSNIMVLCVLKGGYKFCADLVEFIKVLGRNSNKYLETRVEFIRLKSYLNDQSTEELHIIGSQDLSFLRGKAILDTGKTMKALLKHVETFEPKMVKVAGLLVKRVPNMAESLTDYVGFEIPNRFVVGYALDYNEYFRDLNHICVISKTGKMKYKV, from the exons ATGGACAACACAGGAGTGACAAAAGGAATCGTG ATCAAAGATGACTGGCCTGGATACAGTCTGGATCTCTTCACGTACCCTGAACACTACCATGAAGACATAGAGAGTGTTTACATTCCACATGGCGTTATCATgaacag gatAGAGCGTATGGCCAAATACATCATGGATGACTTTGGAAACAGCAACATCATGGTGCTGTGCGTCCTGAAGGGAGGCTACAAGTTCTGTGCAGACCTGGTGGAGTTCATTAAGGTGCTTGGTCGAAACTCCAACAAGTACCTGGAAACCAGGGTGGAGTTCATCCGTCTCAAGAGCTACCTG AATGACCAATCAACAGAGGAGCTGCACATCATAGGAAGCCAAGATCTGTCTTTCCTGCGAGGGAAG GCCATACTGGACACAGGAAAGACCATGAAGGCCCTTCTGAAGCATGTGGAGACCTTTGAACCCAAGATGGTCAAGGTCGCAGG TCTGTTGGTGAAGAGGGTCCCTAACATGGCAGAAAGTTTGACAGACT ATGTTGGATTTGAAATCCCAAACCGCTTCGTGGTCGGTTATGCCCTGGACTACAATGAATACTTTCGAGACCTGAAT CATATCTGTGTCATCAGCAAGACTGGGAAGATGAAGTACAAGGTTTGA